A single Tachypleus tridentatus isolate NWPU-2018 chromosome 9, ASM421037v1, whole genome shotgun sequence DNA region contains:
- the LOC143225775 gene encoding DNA damage-regulated autophagy modulator protein 1-like isoform X2: protein MSLSTWSGLGWLPALTGIFLACGVVVAYIIAVLHGDVTPYMPFISETGTDPPQSGIFSICLFCSGSLGLITMMIRYMFINELNKGRHKKIQITNQISLFCGFTAIGGMMVVAVYPMSTVSLAHDIGAYTLFILGLIYASLQTLVTYYLYPDYNGLTICRFRLTIVLLCLICLVTKFKSGNYNHPRRLKQLGEKGFRGLVVSSTAEWTLALIFITFFFTYIREFQNILLQIKICSSGYHLDEVAIKQTNERQPLINEQV from the exons ATGTCATTAAGCACGTGGTCAGGGTTAGGGTGGTTGCCTGCTCTCACTGGAATATTTCTAGCATGTGGTGTAGTTGTAGCTTACATCATTGCTGTCCTACACGGGGACGTAACTCCTTATATGCCTTTCATTAG TGAAACAGGTACAGACCCCCCACAGAGTGGTATATTCAGTATTTGTCTGTTCTGTTCAGGAAGCCTGG gTTTAATAACCATGATGATTCGATATATGTTcataaatgaactgaataaagGACGTCATAAGAAAATCCAAATCACTAATCAGATTTCGCTCTTTTGTGGGTTCACTGCCATTGGTGGAATGATGGTGGTTGCAGTCTATCCG ATGTCAACAGTGAGCCTTGCCCATGACATCGGGGCATACACTTTATTTATCCTGGGATTGATTTATGCCTCTCTTCAGACATTGGTCACCTACTATCTTTATCCTGATTACAACGGATTGACCATATGCCGGTTTAGATTGACCATTGTTCTGCTGTGTCTCATTTGCCTTGTTACAA AGTTCAAATCAGGAAACTACAATCACCCTAGAAGATTAAAGCAATTGGGAGAAAAG GGATTCCGAGGATTAGTCGTCAGTTCGACTGCAGAGTGGACGTTAGCCCTAATTTTTATCACctttttctttacatatatacgtgaatttcaaaacattttgctTCAGATTAAAATCTGCTCTTCTGGTTATCATTTAGATGAAGTGGCAATTAAACAGACCAATGAACGTCAACCTTTAATTAATGAACAAGTTTAG
- the LOC143225775 gene encoding DNA damage-regulated autophagy modulator protein 1-like isoform X3, producing the protein MSLSTWSGLGWLPALTGIFLACGVVVAYIIAVLHGDVTPYMPFISETGTDPPQSGIFSICLFCSGSLGLITMMIRYMFINELNKGRHKKIQITNQISLFCGFTAIGGMMVVAVYPMSTVSLAHDIGAYTLFILGLIYASLQTLVTYYLYPDYNGLTICRFRLTIVLLCLICLVTRNYNHPRRLKQLGEKGFRGLVVSSTAEWTLALIFITFFFTYIREFQNILLQIKICSSGYHLDEVAIKQTNERQPLINEQV; encoded by the exons ATGTCATTAAGCACGTGGTCAGGGTTAGGGTGGTTGCCTGCTCTCACTGGAATATTTCTAGCATGTGGTGTAGTTGTAGCTTACATCATTGCTGTCCTACACGGGGACGTAACTCCTTATATGCCTTTCATTAG TGAAACAGGTACAGACCCCCCACAGAGTGGTATATTCAGTATTTGTCTGTTCTGTTCAGGAAGCCTGG gTTTAATAACCATGATGATTCGATATATGTTcataaatgaactgaataaagGACGTCATAAGAAAATCCAAATCACTAATCAGATTTCGCTCTTTTGTGGGTTCACTGCCATTGGTGGAATGATGGTGGTTGCAGTCTATCCG ATGTCAACAGTGAGCCTTGCCCATGACATCGGGGCATACACTTTATTTATCCTGGGATTGATTTATGCCTCTCTTCAGACATTGGTCACCTACTATCTTTATCCTGATTACAACGGATTGACCATATGCCGGTTTAGATTGACCATTGTTCTGCTGTGTCTCATTTGCCTTGTTACAA GAAACTACAATCACCCTAGAAGATTAAAGCAATTGGGAGAAAAG GGATTCCGAGGATTAGTCGTCAGTTCGACTGCAGAGTGGACGTTAGCCCTAATTTTTATCACctttttctttacatatatacgtgaatttcaaaacattttgctTCAGATTAAAATCTGCTCTTCTGGTTATCATTTAGATGAAGTGGCAATTAAACAGACCAATGAACGTCAACCTTTAATTAATGAACAAGTTTAG
- the LOC143225775 gene encoding DNA damage-regulated autophagy modulator protein 1-like isoform X1, whose amino-acid sequence MSLSTWSGLGWLPALTGIFLACGVVVAYIIAVLHGDVTPYMPFISETGTDPPQSGIFSICLFCSGSLGLITMMIRYMFINELNKGRHKKIQITNQISLFCGFTAIGGMMVVAVYPMSTVSLAHDIGAYTLFILGLIYASLQTLVTYYLYPDYNGLTICRFRLTIVLLCLICLVTMVIIYPVSHSEFKSGNYNHPRRLKQLGEKGFRGLVVSSTAEWTLALIFITFFFTYIREFQNILLQIKICSSGYHLDEVAIKQTNERQPLINEQV is encoded by the exons ATGTCATTAAGCACGTGGTCAGGGTTAGGGTGGTTGCCTGCTCTCACTGGAATATTTCTAGCATGTGGTGTAGTTGTAGCTTACATCATTGCTGTCCTACACGGGGACGTAACTCCTTATATGCCTTTCATTAG TGAAACAGGTACAGACCCCCCACAGAGTGGTATATTCAGTATTTGTCTGTTCTGTTCAGGAAGCCTGG gTTTAATAACCATGATGATTCGATATATGTTcataaatgaactgaataaagGACGTCATAAGAAAATCCAAATCACTAATCAGATTTCGCTCTTTTGTGGGTTCACTGCCATTGGTGGAATGATGGTGGTTGCAGTCTATCCG ATGTCAACAGTGAGCCTTGCCCATGACATCGGGGCATACACTTTATTTATCCTGGGATTGATTTATGCCTCTCTTCAGACATTGGTCACCTACTATCTTTATCCTGATTACAACGGATTGACCATATGCCGGTTTAGATTGACCATTGTTCTGCTGTGTCTCATTTGCCTTGTTACAA TGGTTATTATTTATCCAGTTTCTCATTCAGAGTTCAAATCAGGAAACTACAATCACCCTAGAAGATTAAAGCAATTGGGAGAAAAG GGATTCCGAGGATTAGTCGTCAGTTCGACTGCAGAGTGGACGTTAGCCCTAATTTTTATCACctttttctttacatatatacgtgaatttcaaaacattttgctTCAGATTAAAATCTGCTCTTCTGGTTATCATTTAGATGAAGTGGCAATTAAACAGACCAATGAACGTCAACCTTTAATTAATGAACAAGTTTAG